The DNA sequence TAAGTGAAGGAAGATATTTACAATAATGTATATAGTTTAGAAAAATTTttactacacaaaaaaaattagaaagtaaGACTTTgcaaaaattataattcaatgacaaaaatactatatttaggTAGACTAAATATCTAAGAGCTTTGAATGTAATTATATGAAAATGAATGCAAGTGGAATAGTACAAAGTTTGAGGGAGAAAAGTATAAATATGAGAAAGATATAAGAGGAGTACTGATAACAAAGAAATCCACCAATTAACCAACAAAACTGAAAATGGCGCTACAAATCCACTGTCCTTCCTCTTTCACAACCAAACCCTATCGTCTTCCTCTTCACTCCTCCACTAAAACCCACTTCAGGATCAAGTCCCAGAACCAATTGGACCCATCGGAATCCACCATCAAGGTCACCGAGACCACGGTCCAGCCCAAGAAATCCACCTCACAGGGACTGGGGTTTGGTTCCTCTGCTTCGTCTCCAACCAAAGAGAATGCGGCCCAATTGAGTACTACTACTGCTACTAATAAGAAACGTAAGAGTAAACGAGAGAGGGCTTCCATTATTCGGAGGTCTCCGGTCGAAAAGCCGGCTTTTGGCTCAGTAGAGGATGATGACGAAAAGGCCAAAGAAACCGGCAGAAATGAGAGTGCTTTTCTCCTGACATGGTTGGGGCTTGGTGTGATAATTCTTACTCAAGGCATCATTCTCTCTGCTTCAGGTACCGtt is a window from the Cannabis sativa cultivar Pink pepper isolate KNU-18-1 chromosome 1, ASM2916894v1, whole genome shotgun sequence genome containing:
- the LOC133030247 gene encoding protein LPA2 — encoded protein: MALQIHCPSSFTTKPYRLPLHSSTKTHFRIKSQNQLDPSESTIKVTETTVQPKKSTSQGLGFGSSASSPTKENAAQLSTTTATNKKRKSKRERASIIRRSPVEKPAFGSVEDDDEKAKETGRNESAFLLTWLGLGVIILTQGIILSASGFLPEEWDKFLVKYLYPTFTPTVGLFIAGTVTYGVLKYLQNENLKDQK